TTCCGACACTTTCTCACCTGACGTATCCTTCGCCATGGGCAAAGCAGATTGTTGCTGCCGCCAAAGAGCAAGGGTTTCGGGTTGCAGTAGCGACGAATCCGGTTTTCCCGCGGGATGCCATTCACCATCGCCTCGCTTGGATCGGGATGTCCCCGGATGATTTCGAGCTGGTCACTGTCTACGAGGAATCGCATTTCACGAAGCCGAATCCTGGTTATTACAAGGAGATTTGCCAAAAGCTTGGGGTTGAGCCGACAGACTGTATCATGGTCGGGAATCACATGCAGGAGGACATGGTCGCATCCAAGTTGGGAATGAAAACGTTTCTGGTAACCAATTGGATGGAAGACCGTGGTGAGCCTCAGTATCAGGTCGATCAGCGGGGATCATTAGAAGAGCTGTTTACGGCGATTTCTGAAAAAAGCGGTGTGTTTGCAGGTTAAGAAATGACTATGAAAGTATAAGCGAGAAGCAGGTTGTCCGTCTGAAAAAATGGCCAAGCCTGCTTTTTCACATACTTATCCCAAAATCATCAGGTAGGCTAGGTGTGTACGACTACGGTTTACATCATAAAGGAGGAAATCTTGCATGAAAAAACTTGTTTCGTCTCTGGTAATGGCTACCTTGCTGTTTAGTGGTATCTCTGTTGTGGCTGCTGCGGATACAGCAGCGGATTCTACAGTTACGCACTCGAAAGCGGAGAAAAAGGAAGAAAACAGAGCAAAGCTGAACGCGAAGGCTGCCAAGTGGGGCGTCGAAACCACGGATCAAACAAATAAGGAAGTAAAAGCAGCGATTCAAGAAGCAAAAGCAGCAAAGAAGGCAGAAAACGCTGAGAAAAAAGCAGCAAAAAAAGCGGCAAAAGAAGCGAAGAAGCAAGAACGACTCGCCAAGCTAAACGATAAGGCTGTAAAGCTGGGCGTTGACACAGCAGGTAAAACAGCGAAAGAAGTAAAAGCGGCTATAAAAGAAGCAAAAGTAGCAAAAAAAGCAGAAAACGCTGAGAAAAAGGCAGCAAAACAAGTGAAGAAGCAAGAACAGCTCGCGAACCTGAAAGAAAAGGCTGCCAAGTGGGGCGTCGACACAGCAGGCAAGAGTGCAAAAGAAATCAAGGCAGAAATCGAAGCGAAGAAAGCAGAAAAGAAAGAGAATAAAAAATAACAAGAAAACAAAAAAAGCAGGTTGCCACAGTAGGCGGCCTGCTTTTTTCCCTGGATGATTCTTACATGTTCCAGGTTTTGTCCTCGTTGTAGCCAGCTGTCAGAATGAAAAACAGAAAAGCTCCGAAGACCAATGCCACGATAAATGTACCCACGTTTGACAGCTCCTTTCGTAAACAAACTACTCCCATTATAGCGTAGCCTGCCCACTTTGCAAACGAATTAAAGCTGTTGCGCCCTTACGTAAGTGACAATTTTCGATGATCATTCACGAGTTTCAAGAAGGCACTAATCGCAATGGGCACACTCAGTATTTCTCCTGTATCAAGTTCCATTCCTGTCACTGCTTGGTAAATAAATACCGAAAGAATCACCAAGGTTGCGATGCCGGTCAAATAAAGTCCTTTTTTCACTTGAATGCGTTCTGTTTGGATGTCCATATTCGTTCCTCCCGCTATTTTTAAGCCAATCCGTATTGGCTTTCCGTGTATGTTGCTTATGATTGTATTTTACAGGGGAGTAGGGATTACAAACCATCGAATCAGCTTACAGCTACGCTCGTTAAACCTTACAATTCCGTAATCTTCCAAGCCATAAAAAAGCAGTCTGCCTTAATTTTTATGGGAAGATTGCTGAAACTTGTGCTGATGTCGCGCATACACATATGTAAAGGCTGTAAGAGCCTGTTGGCAACCGGAGAAAACGGCTTGCACGTGAATGCGTGACCGCAGGCGGACATATACATGAGAGTACATTGTCGTTGGGAAGAGAGAGGGGCTTAAGAGGGAGGAGTGTCGAACATGGACATTTTAAAACGGATCGCTGAGCACCGGGCCCGCGAAGAAAACTTGATGTGGAGAGGAACATTCGCCGAATATTTGGAATTGGTACGTAAAAATCCGCAAATTGCCCAGACTGCGCACTCACGCGTCTACAACATGATTAAAAGTGCGGGGGTTGAAGAGAACGAGGACGGTTCACGTTCGTATCAATTTTTTAGTCGCGAAATTTTCGGATTGGACCGTTCAGTAGAGCGCCTAGTGGAGGAATATTTCCACTCGGCTGCACGGCGTCTGGATGTCCGCAAGCGCATCTTGCTCTTGATGGGACCTGTCAGTGGCGGTAAGTCTACGCTCGTGACGATGCTCAAGCGAGGACTGGAAGAGTATTCACGGACGGAAGCCGGAGCGATCTATGCACTTGATGGTTGCCCCATGCACGAAGAACCACTTCATCTCATCCCGCACGAGCTGCGTCCAGAGGTAGAAGAAGAGCTGGGAATCAAGATTGAAGGAGAACTGACGCCCTATAACCGGATGAGGTTGGAGACCGAATATGGAGGGTGCATTGAGGATTTCCCTGTTCGTCGGATTTTGTTTTCCGAAGCCAATCGGGTGGGGATCGGTACATTTAGCCCTTCCGATCCAAAGTCACAGGATATTGCTGATTTGACGGGGAGCATCGACTTCTCGACGATTACGAAGTACGGCTCTGAGTCCGATCCCCGTGCTTATCGATTTGATGGTGAGCTGAACAAAGCCAATCGTGGATTGATGGAGTTTCAGGAAATGTTGAAATGCGACGAGAAATTTTTGTGGCATCTCCTGTCGCTGACACAGGAAGGAAACTTCAAGGCAGGTCGTTTTGCCCTCATTTCTGCAGATGAGCTGATTGTTGCGCATACGAACGAATCGGAGTACAAGGCTTTTATTTCAAATAAGAAAAATGAGGCACTGCAATCTCGGATTATCGTCATGCCGATGCCGTATAATCTGCGTGTCAGTGACGAAGAAAAAATATACGCGAAATTAATCAAGCAATCCGACTTGGGGCATGTGCATATTTCACCGCATGCGCTCCGGTCAGCAGCAGTCTTTTCCATTATGACCCGCCTGAAGGAATCGAAAAAGCAAGGGGCCGATCTGCTGAAAAAGATGCGGTTATATGATGGTGAATCGGTGGAAGGCTTCAAGGGAGCCGATCTGGAAGAGCTGCGTAACGAGCATGCCGATGAAGGAATGTCCGGTATTGATCCGCGGTATGTCATCAACCGTATCTCCAGTGCACTGATCCGACGCGACACGGAGTGCATCAATGCGCTTGATATTCTTCGGGCGCTAAAAGAAGGCTTTGACCAGCATCCGTCCATCACCAAGGAGCAGCGGGAGAGGTATATGAACTTTATCTCTATCGCGCGTAAGGAATACGACGAGCTGGCGAAAAAAGAGGTGCAGAAGGCGTTTGTCTACAGCTACGAAGAGTCGGCAAAAACGCTCATGGATAACTATTTGGACAATGTGGAAGCTTATTGCAACATGAACAAAATCCGTGACCCCGTTACAGGTGAGGAGATGGATCCAGATGAGCGCCTGATGCGTTCCATCGAGGAGCAAATCGGCATCTCGGAAAATGCCAAGCGGGCCTTCCGTGAAGAAATTCTCATCCGTATCTCGGCCTACGCGCGTAAAGGGAAGCGTTTTGACTACAGCACGCATGACCGTCTGCGGGAAGCTATCGAGAAGAAGCTGTTTGCTGATCTGAAGGATGTCGTCAAGATTACGACCTCGAATAAAACACCGGATGAGCATCAGCTCAAGAAAATTAATGAGGTTACCAAGCGTCTTATCGAAGAGCATCAATATTGCCCGGTTTGCGCAAATGAGCTGCTGCGCTACGTGGGAAGCCTGTTGAACAGATGACAGAACGTTGGCGACATAAGGGGCACGTCATATTCGGCGCAGATTGCGCCAGTTGCTAGGAGGAGACGGCATGAAAGATGAATCATCGTTCATTGTCTCCCGGGAAGACTGGTCGCTGCACCGCAAAGGGTACCAGGACCAAAATCGACACCAGGAAAAAGTGAAAGAAGCGATCAAAAAAAATCTGCCCGATCTCGTCAGCGAAGAAAACATCATCATGTCGAATGGTCGGGAAGTCATTAAGATCCCTATTCGCTCCCTGGATGAATACCGATTGCGTTTTAACTTCCAAAAGGGAAAACATGGCGGTCAAGGTAAAGGAAACAGTAAAGTAGGCGATGTCGTAGCCCGTGACGGCGATCCGGCGCAAGGGCCAGGAAAAGGTCAGGGAGCGGGTGATCAGCCAGGTGTAGACTACTACGAGGCTGAAATCAGCGTAGAAGAATTGCAGGAGATGCTTTTCGCCGAGCTGGAGCTGCCGAACCTTCAACAAAAAGACGAGGAACAAATCGTCGTGGAAGAGACGCGGTTCAATGATGTCAGGAAAAAAGGCTTGATGGGCAACATTGACAAAAAACGCACGCTGATCGCGGCCATCCGCCGAAATGCGCTGGCAGGCTACAGTGATATGGAGCTGGGGATCACCGATGATGACCTGCGCTTCAAGACGTGGGAAGAGATCATCAAGCCTCATTCCAATGCTGTCATTATTGCGATGATGGATACATCTGGATCGATGGGTGTGTTTGAAAAGTATATCGCCCGCAGCTTTTTCTTCTGGATGGTACGTTTTCTGCGTACCAAGTACGAAAAAGTCGAGATCGTCTTCATTGCCCATCATACGGATGCGAAGGAGGTAACGGAGGACACCTTTTTCTCGAAAGGGGAAAGCGGGGGGACGATCTGCTCCTCTGCTTACAAAAAAGCGTTGGAGATCATCGATAGCCGTTACCCAACTTCGCAGTACAATATTTACCCGTTCCATTTTTCCGATGGCGACAATCTCACATCTGACAATGAGCGTTGCGTAAAGCTGGTGAAAGAGCTCATGGAGAGATGCAATATGTTTGGCTATGGTGAGGTCAATCAGTATAATAGGCACAGCACCCTTATGTCAGCGTATCGCCACATCAAAGAGCCGAAATTCATGCATTGTGTCATTCGGGAAAAGGGCGAGGTATACAAGGCGTTGCGTACTTTCTTTGGCAAGAAAGAGGCTGTGAAGTAATCTTTAAAAGCAACCGGGCGAGAAATCGTCCGGTTGACTTATATTTGTTAGTGTTTGCATGAGCCACATGAACATAATGTGAGGGGTGTTACTATGTATCCACAAAAGCATCGGATGCGCAACACGGGAGCCTTCACTTTCTTGGCGTACTTTACATTGGGCGCAGGTGTGCTGCTATTTTCCATCGGTTTATACAATGCATCAGGTCTTCAGCTGCACGAAAAGGGGTATTATATCGCGTGCATGCTTCTGGTAGCAGTTGGATCGATTTTGACGCAAAAAGTAGTGAGAGATAATGCAGAGGATCGAGCGATTATTGAGGAGCAGGAAAGAGAATTTAACTTGAAGGTATCAAAAGCGGAGAAAGACACGCCGAAATAGCCTGGTTACATATGGACGAATGGTAGATAAAGGAAACCCATGATTGATTCTTTGTCAAATGAATTCACAACGGTTCATTGAGCAAGGGATCAATCATGGGTTATTTGTAAGGAAGCGGTAGAACCTCGGGAATTGTAACGGTCAGACTACTACAACATAGGATGGAGTAAATTAATCATCATCGTCGTCACAATCATCGCCTCGATGTTTTTCCGCTTCTTCGCGAATAATCCGGGCCGCATTCAAACCGATCATCTGTGCCGCCGTGGAAGTGTTGCCGTCAGGTAAAATAGGGGAGATGGATAGATCAGCGACTTTGAGATTTTTCGTGTCAAATACATTCAGGTACCCATCCACAACACCTTCGGAAATGCTTTTCCCCATTTTACATTGCCCACCATAGTGAGCGAAAATGCTGCAAGATGCTCTCACATAATCAGCGAGCAAGCTTCGTTTTTCTGCTTCATCCGGTACTTGGAATAGGGGCTCGGGAGGATATACTACTTTGTAAATGCCCTCTGGATCGAGTTCACGAGCCTTCGTAATCACTTTGAACATTTCGATATATTGGTCTACCAAAAAGTTTAGGTCATCAGGATTTTCAAAGACATTGAATCTAATCGATGGATAGGCTTCCGGATCACTATGTGCAACCGTAATCGAACCTTTACTTTTGGGGTTCAAGTCTGCTAGGCCAATACTCATGATATTGCTTTCCTTTGTGGGAACAAATTGCCAACCATTGATAAGGACGTCTTGAACAGGGATAAAGAACGGTACGGGAAGACCTAATATTTGCAGGCGGCGACTCGGTCCGTTTTCTTTTTTAAATGCACCAAGTGCCACAGGCTGATCAGGGTCAGCAGCAAATACTGGAAGGAGTCGGTCTGTTTTTACCTCGATGCCCATGCCAATACTGTATTGCGACTGAAGATTGTGACCGACATTTGGACTCTCTACCAATGTTGCTATCCCTGCTTGAGCTAAATCCGTCGTTCTGCCAATCCCTGATCGTTGCAGGATAACCGAGGAGTAGGTACCGGCAGAGACAATAATTCCTTTTTTCGCATAAGCGATTTGTGTCACGCCGTTTCGAACGAATTCGACCCCAACGGCAGTCTGCACGTTCTTTTTTGATGCAAAGAGAATTTTA
This genomic stretch from Brevibacillus brevis harbors:
- a CDS encoding HAD family hydrolase, which produces MTVNTILFDLDGTLLEMQTEPFVKSYLVEVGRHVGDKYDTEKLLALVWDATKAMIMNQEPDKTNEQVFIEHFTEHSEWDREEIWPLFDSFYRDVFPTLSHLTYPSPWAKQIVAAAKEQGFRVAVATNPVFPRDAIHHRLAWIGMSPDDFELVTVYEESHFTKPNPGYYKEICQKLGVEPTDCIMVGNHMQEDMVASKLGMKTFLVTNWMEDRGEPQYQVDQRGSLEELFTAISEKSGVFAG
- a CDS encoding PrkA family serine protein kinase → MDILKRIAEHRAREENLMWRGTFAEYLELVRKNPQIAQTAHSRVYNMIKSAGVEENEDGSRSYQFFSREIFGLDRSVERLVEEYFHSAARRLDVRKRILLLMGPVSGGKSTLVTMLKRGLEEYSRTEAGAIYALDGCPMHEEPLHLIPHELRPEVEEELGIKIEGELTPYNRMRLETEYGGCIEDFPVRRILFSEANRVGIGTFSPSDPKSQDIADLTGSIDFSTITKYGSESDPRAYRFDGELNKANRGLMEFQEMLKCDEKFLWHLLSLTQEGNFKAGRFALISADELIVAHTNESEYKAFISNKKNEALQSRIIVMPMPYNLRVSDEEKIYAKLIKQSDLGHVHISPHALRSAAVFSIMTRLKESKKQGADLLKKMRLYDGESVEGFKGADLEELRNEHADEGMSGIDPRYVINRISSALIRRDTECINALDILRALKEGFDQHPSITKEQRERYMNFISIARKEYDELAKKEVQKAFVYSYEESAKTLMDNYLDNVEAYCNMNKIRDPVTGEEMDPDERLMRSIEEQIGISENAKRAFREEILIRISAYARKGKRFDYSTHDRLREAIEKKLFADLKDVVKITTSNKTPDEHQLKKINEVTKRLIEEHQYCPVCANELLRYVGSLLNR
- the yhbH gene encoding sporulation protein YhbH; translated protein: MKDESSFIVSREDWSLHRKGYQDQNRHQEKVKEAIKKNLPDLVSEENIIMSNGREVIKIPIRSLDEYRLRFNFQKGKHGGQGKGNSKVGDVVARDGDPAQGPGKGQGAGDQPGVDYYEAEISVEELQEMLFAELELPNLQQKDEEQIVVEETRFNDVRKKGLMGNIDKKRTLIAAIRRNALAGYSDMELGITDDDLRFKTWEEIIKPHSNAVIIAMMDTSGSMGVFEKYIARSFFFWMVRFLRTKYEKVEIVFIAHHTDAKEVTEDTFFSKGESGGTICSSAYKKALEIIDSRYPTSQYNIYPFHFSDGDNLTSDNERCVKLVKELMERCNMFGYGEVNQYNRHSTLMSAYRHIKEPKFMHCVIREKGEVYKALRTFFGKKEAVK
- a CDS encoding YiaA/YiaB family inner membrane protein is translated as MYPQKHRMRNTGAFTFLAYFTLGAGVLLFSIGLYNASGLQLHEKGYYIACMLLVAVGSILTQKVVRDNAEDRAIIEEQEREFNLKVSKAEKDTPK
- a CDS encoding GMC family oxidoreductase: MGQSSSPASEKYDYIVIGAGTAGGVIAKELTDDKKTSVLVLEAGTNMPNPSASLEAAVNMADDNKLSFIAVSKIEQAIGRQLPLWSGRVIGGSSEHNFMYAVRGSRQLYDQWAKLVGDQWGYDHLRSLFKKNETYTGDTQSPKERGKKGPIFVRQQLIPNSGLIQTLAEATSQVLGIPIVEDYNTGIRDCTFYQSQYIQQEVDGKFIRSSTRAGYLNNQIVTQGNEFQPDEFGIGGRKLVIFGKTTVNKILFASKKNVQTAVGVEFVRNGVTQIAYAKKGIIVSAGTYSSVILQRSGIGRTTDLAQAGIATLVESPNVGHNLQSQYSIGMGIEVKTDRLLPVFAADPDQPVALGAFKKENGPSRRLQILGLPVPFFIPVQDVLINGWQFVPTKESNIMSIGLADLNPKSKGSITVAHSDPEAYPSIRFNVFENPDDLNFLVDQYIEMFKVITKARELDPEGIYKVVYPPEPLFQVPDEAEKRSLLADYVRASCSIFAHYGGQCKMGKSISEGVVDGYLNVFDTKNLKVADLSISPILPDGNTSTAAQMIGLNAARIIREEAEKHRGDDCDDDDD